Genomic segment of Acidobacteriota bacterium:
GCGGCGCCAGGCGCAGATTAATTTCTTTGCGCAACTCTTCCAACGTGAACTTTTCGTTGGGGACCTGCACGCCATTCAGAAAGAGCGTCGGGGTGGAATCCACTTTCAACGAGGTGGCGCGTTGCATATCCGAAGCAATCTGGGCGCGCACGGCGGGGCTATTCACATCGCGCTTGAACTTTTCCATATCCAGCCCGATCTGGTGCGCGTAATCCATGGCAATCGGCGAAAAATCCTCCACTTCACTCCAGACCTTCTGCGTGTCATAGAGCAGGTTATGCATGTCGGCAAAACGCCCCTGCAGCGCGGCGGCCACCGAGGTCATGGCGGCCGGCACCGCGTTCTTGTGAATCTGGCTGAGCGGGAAATGATAGAAAGACAATTGCATGCGCCCGCCGAATTCGTTCTTCAGCGATTTGAGAATGGGGTGCAACGCGCCGCAGGGCGGGCATTGATAATCACCGAATTCCTCAATGGCGACGACATCTTTTTTCACCAGCGCAGGCGTCGGACTCAGTTCGGTTTTGGCCGCGCCTTTCGCGGGCGTTGCAGCAGGACTGCCGCTGGCGGCGGGGGATTCGATTGGTTGCGGTTTGGGCGAAGACGCGCTGAATAACCAGGCGCCCGCGCCCACGATGACTAACAGCGTGACGCCGATGATGACAAAGGGTAAATAGCGTTTCATCTAATTCGATCCTGTGAATAAGGTGCAGGCCGTAAGGATGACCTGTGGTGCGGCATACCTTACTGCAAGCGGCGCAATTCTCAAAGTTCCACCCAGCTTGAAAAGCTACGCTTGTGTAACCATTTTTTCTGGTGAAGCGCTCGGCCCAATCGCTGGCGCCAGTGGCCGCCAGCAAGCAGCGGTTTGGGGTTCATTGCGGCAGGTGTACGTAACGGTAAAGCGCGCTGGCCAGTAGCAACGTGAGCAGCAACCATGCGCCGAGTTG
This window contains:
- a CDS encoding thioredoxin domain-containing protein; amino-acid sequence: MKRYLPFVIIGVTLLVIVGAGAWLFSASSPKPQPIESPAASGSPAATPAKGAAKTELSPTPALVKKDVVAIEEFGDYQCPPCGALHPILKSLKNEFGGRMQLSFYHFPLSQIHKNAVPAAMTSVAAALQGRFADMHNLLYDTQKVWSEVEDFSPIAMDYAHQIGLDMEKFKRDVNSPAVRAQIASDMQRATSLKVDSTPTLFLNGVQVPNEKFTLEELRKEINLRLAPRK